The proteins below are encoded in one region of Sphingopyxis sp. YR583:
- a CDS encoding DNA polymerase III subunit delta', whose amino-acid sequence MAMMIGHQDAEKAFLEAWQGGRLHHAWLLAGPQGMGKGAFSERVARFLVTHGRAGDGQAVLLDDRGDDAAARLVDAGNHPEILRLARQPKDKAKELARNITIEQVRQMIRRLHLSLSLGEWRVIIVDAVDDLETDGANALLKTLEEPPAKTLFLLVSHSPGRLLPTIRSRCRMMRFQPVDRDAMTAWLRELRPMLDIAEVRAIVTASGGVPGKALALIDSDVAAMEKKLLSIAAGGDPGNRLREALAREVAGTSNRARLELVIDIVPGLLARLARERPIAEIAPVLAQWDRIQRTVRDAIRGSYDGAMVGFEIGNCLAELAPREAPAQR is encoded by the coding sequence ATGGCTATGATGATCGGCCATCAGGACGCCGAGAAGGCCTTTCTTGAGGCGTGGCAGGGCGGCCGTCTTCATCACGCCTGGCTTCTCGCAGGGCCGCAGGGGATGGGAAAGGGCGCCTTTTCCGAGCGCGTCGCGCGTTTTCTGGTGACCCACGGACGGGCTGGTGACGGGCAGGCTGTGTTGCTCGACGACCGCGGGGACGACGCGGCGGCACGCCTTGTAGACGCGGGGAACCACCCCGAAATCCTTCGGCTCGCGCGGCAGCCGAAGGACAAGGCAAAGGAGCTCGCACGCAATATCACGATTGAACAGGTCCGGCAGATGATCCGCCGGCTGCATCTGTCGCTGTCGCTCGGCGAGTGGCGAGTCATCATCGTCGATGCGGTCGATGATCTGGAAACCGACGGTGCCAACGCGCTGCTCAAGACGCTCGAAGAACCACCCGCAAAGACCTTGTTCCTGCTCGTCAGCCATTCGCCGGGACGTCTGCTGCCGACAATCCGGTCGCGGTGCAGAATGATGCGTTTTCAACCGGTTGACCGTGACGCCATGACTGCGTGGCTGCGCGAGTTGCGGCCCATGCTCGACATTGCCGAGGTGCGGGCGATCGTCACTGCATCGGGCGGCGTGCCCGGCAAGGCGCTCGCGCTGATCGACAGCGATGTCGCGGCAATGGAAAAGAAGCTGCTCTCCATTGCGGCTGGTGGAGATCCCGGGAACCGGCTGCGCGAGGCGCTTGCCCGCGAAGTTGCCGGGACCAGCAATCGCGCCCGGCTCGAACTGGTCATCGACATCGTTCCGGGATTGTTGGCGCGACTGGCGCGCGAACGTCCGATTGCAGAGATTGCGCCCGTTCTTGCGCAATGGGACCGTATTCAACGCACCGTCCGCGACGCGATCCGCGGCTCTTACGACGGCGCGATGGTCGGGTTCGAAATCGGAAACTGCCTTGCCGAATTGGCGCCGCGAGAGGCGCCGGCGCAACGCTGA